In Thermogemmata fonticola, the DNA window TGCTGGATCAAGTCAGCGAGGCAGATTGCGGCGTGGTGACGGGACGGGTGCGTGAATTGCTGGCCCAGTTGGCATCCCAGGACCCCACCAAGTTCGTCTTGGCCGACAGCCGGGAACGGATCGGTCTGTTCCGCCACGTCAGTCTCAAGCCCAATGAGCGGGAATGCCGCCGGGCTTGTGGTGCGGGACAGGAAACCCCGATCGAACACTGCGTCGAGCAGTTGGTCCGGAGTGGTGGGCGAACCGTCTTTTGCACTCAAGGGGAAGCAGGCATTTTGTTAGGAGAAGAGCAGGAGGGCCGTGTCCGCCTCCAGCGGGTTGCAGCTTACCCCGTCACTGGCCCGATCGATCCTGTCGGTGCAGGAGATAGCTGCTCGGCTGGGATTGTCAGCGCTGTCCTGGCGGGAGGCAACCGGGCAGCAGCGGCGGCTTTCGGGAACCTGATTGCGTCTATCACCATCCAGCAGATCGGAGTCACCGGTACGGCGACACCCCAGCAGGTCCGGCAGCGGTGGCAGATCGTAAAGTAGCTCCATGGCCCCCTCTCCCTCTACCTCCGAGTGCCCGACCCCTCCGCCCTCTGACTCTAGCGGCTGGTTCAATCGCACGGTTTGGGGAGCGGGCCTGACCAGTTTTCTCTCCGATGTCAGCTACGAAATGGCCTCGGCGATCCTGCCGGCATTCTTGCGGCTGCTGCACATTCCCCCCGAAAGCGTGGGCCTGCTTCTCGGCTGGATCGAAGGGATCGCCGATCTCAGCTCCAATGCCGTCAAGCTGATCATGGGTTGGTATTCTGACCGAATCGGCCACCGCAAGCCCTACGTGGTCGCCGGCTATACCTTGACCGGGGTCGCCTTCGTTCTGTGCGCTGTAGCAGTCAGTTGGCCCTTGGTACTGGCGGCCAAGGTGATAGGTTGGATTGGCAAAGGATTGCGCGGTCCCTTGCGCAACGCCATTTTGGCGGATGCCGTACCGCCGCAGCACGTCGGCAAAGCGTTCGGCTTCCATCGTGCCGGGGACACCTTGGGAGCCATCATCGGGCCACTATTGGGAGCCGCTCTTCTTGCCTATCTCCCGCCGGAGTGGTTCGATCAACCCGATGAACCCTACCGTTTGATTTTCCTGCTCACATTGATCCCCGGTCTGGCAGCAGCCATCGCGTTTGCCGTTCTGGTCCGTGAACAACGTTTTACTCCCCGACCGGCTTTGCGTTTCACTGCTTCCCTCCGTTCCCTACCGAAGGATTTCCGGCGTTACCTGCTGCCGGTGTTCGTGTTTGGCATTGGGGATTTCTCCCACGCCCTACTGATCCTGACCGCAGGCTTGCTGCTCACCCCGCTTTATGGCATGCCCTCGGCAGCGGTCTGGGCCGGCGTGCTTTATGCCATTCGCAACACCGCCGGGGCTTTGACTGCTTATCCGGCGGGGTGGCTAGGCGATCGCTTCGGACGCCGACGCGTCCTTGTCGCCGCTTATCTCCTAGCCGCTGCCGTCATGTTCGGATTTACGCTCCTGACCCTCAATGGCTGGACCCATCCTGTCATTCTGATTCTCCTCTTCACCCTGGCTGGTGTTTACATTGCGATGGAAGAAGCACTAGAACCTGCGATCACCGCCGATCTGGTCCGCGACCGATCTCTCCGTGGCACAGCGATGGGCGTGCTCGCTACCGTCAACGGATTGGGAGACTTCATTGCCAGCGCCGCTGTTGGAAGCTTGTTCCTACTAGGTCAACCCTATGCTTATGCGACCGCTGCTATCCTCATGTTCCTCGGCGCCGTGCTGCTCATTCCCCGTACCGGCCACGTGGAACCCCCTCCCCCTTCTTCAGATTGATGTGGCAATTTCTCGACATACCAAATCGGACCATAACACCTCCCCGCCCCATCATAACTAGTTTCTCTGACAAAGCCGCCTCCCAAAGGATACCCACACGCTTTTGGCATCCCCGCTACCTGGCAATTCTCCTGGCTTGCCGGCTTTGCCTGAAGGTCCTCCATGTGGACAAGTGATAGTCATGCGAATCAGATATGAAGGAAACTATCAATACTCGCTTTCTGCGGACGAATTCCATGATAACCCAAGCCTTTATTGAGCCAAGCGAACACGAGAGAATAAATACCCACCAGCGTACCCAAGACGTGATTCCTGAAGGCATGCCTCGGGGCAACCGGTAGCGAGTTTTGGAGGGTACAAATCATGGTGTGGTTCATCCAGCGTGATGATATCATCGAGTTTCAGGACAATCCGGAAGGATTCTGGGCGCCACAGGTCATGTCGCAGCACCCTCTGCGGCTCGAAGCGATGCGGGGCCGGCCGATCTCCATCCGCGGGAAAGGAGCGGTGTGGATGTATGCCCACGCAGGTGCGATGGCCCAAGCAGCAGGTGCGGCGTCGATCCACCTGAAGGAACTGATCCGCGGGAACTCGTCCGATATCCGCCAGTGCTTGTGCAAACTCGAAGAGTCACGCCAACATCCAGGCTGCTATCTCTGGCAGATGCAACTCAATTCGGTGCAGGACCTGAAACCCGAAGCCATCGAGAGCCTACTAGAACCTACCCTTAAGGAAATCCGAGAGAAACGTCCACGGGAACTCTGCCTGACCGGCAAAGCCCCCGTCACAGTTTATGCCCGCGTGGCCTGGGAGGCTGTAGCCGCGGGATGCCAGCACCTTTACTGCCTAACGCCGATCCACGATTGTATTCTGGTTTACAGCACTTCGGACTCGCAATTAGGGGAACGCCTTCCCCTCCCATGGCTAGAGCAATTCGTACCCCAGCCGCAAAAATCCATGATCCTCGGCGTCATCGGGGACCCCAACTCCGGGAAGTCTGTATTTGCCCGTGCTCTTTATGCTTGTCTCCTGAGCCGAGTCATCTCTCAGCAGCGGCGCTTGTGGATTTTGGATTGCGACGGCCAATCACCCACCCCTGCGTGGTATCTCAGCCTGCTCCAGGAGGGACATGTCGAACTCGCCCGGCAATATCGCGACATTCTCAAGGAGCGCCGCCGGTGGACCCCCACCATGGAGGATCACTTTGTCCGCATTCTCCAAGGTCTGCGCCGCTTCTTTGAGTTGGTGATCACGGACCAACCGGGAGGAGACCTCGGAGCGGATCCACCCCAACGGATTCCTCCAGGACGGGAGCGATTCTTCCAGCAGCTCGATGAATTGATCCTCGTAGCTCGCGAAGGGGAAGTCACCTGGAAACTATGGCATGATGAGTTGGCCCGGCACGGCCTGGCCCACCGCTTGCGGGTCATCCTGTATGGCTCCCATCCTGAGGCACCCCCCACGCTGCAACTTACCCGCCAAGGCGATCTGTGGATCGGCACAGTGCAAGGTCTGGAACGCACGCGCACCAAACAGGAACTGGTCCAAGCGTTTCAGCCCGTCCTGGAGCCGCTCTGGGAAGATTGGCGACAGCGATTGCGCTCCTGCGTAGCGGAAGTTTGACTTCGTCCGATCCTGCTGCCAGAAAGCCAACCTTCGAGAGACCCCAGTTCCTCAGACCGTCTTCGCCCACCCTCCCAAGACATCCAGCGGCACTCCTAAGATAACAACATGAGTGCTACCTGGGCGATTGCTACAGAAGAGCTAACGCGTACCTTCACCAAAGTGCGCCGCCGTAATTGGCGGAAACGCCAGGCGGCTGCGGCCAATTCCTCACTTTCCAGTCCCGTCAAGGATGAGGGAACCTTTATCGCATTGCATCGAATCAATCTACAAGTGCGGCACGGGGAATTATTCGGCCTCCTCGGCCCAAACGGTGCGGGAAAGACCACACTGATCAAAATCCTGGCCACTCTGCTCTCCCCAACCTCCGGCCAAGCCTGGGTCAATGGCTGGGATGTGGTCCGCCAGGCCGAAGCGATCCGTCCGCACATCAACATGGTCTCTGGTGGCGAAAGCTCCGGTTACGGTATTCTCACCGTGCGCGAGAATCTCTGGCTCTTCGCCCGCCTCTACGGCGTCCCCAGCCGCCTGGCTTATGAGCGGATCGACCGCATGCTCCAAATCGTCGGCCTGGAAGATAAGGCCCAGACACGCATCAGCCACCTGTCCACCGGACAACGTCAAAAGATGAACTTCTGCCGCGGTTTCATCACTGATCCGAAAATCCTCTTCCTCGATGAACCCACCTTGGGGCTGGATGTGCAAAGTGCCCGCGCGATTCGCACTTTCATCCGGCAGTGGCTGCAAGAGCAACCGGGGCGCACCATCTTACTGACGACCCATTACATGGCAGAAGCCGAGGAACTGTGCGACCGGATCGCCATCATCGATCATGGCCAGTTGCTCGCTTGCGATACGCCCACGGCCCTGAAACGGCAGGTCCAGCAGTATCCGCGTTATCTCATTCATCTGGCCCCTAGCACAGACGGTTGGTCCCGTCTCAGCCAGATTCCGGGCGTCCATAGTTTGCAAATTCGTACCACAACTGCGACCACAGACCTGAAGCTCTCCCTGCTGGAAGATGCTGTCATCGGCTCCGTAGTCCAGACCGTCGTTCAACATGGCGGCCGCATCCTCAGCCTCCAAAAGCTAGAGCCAACCTTGGAGGATGTCTTCTTGGAATTGGTGGGCCGGCAATTGAACGATCAGGAGGAGGAACTGCTAACCGCTCCAGTCCAAACTAGCGATTGAGAACAGGATCGAGCGATGGCAGTTACCCATTCGCAACTGGACGGAACCTGTAGGGATGTGGAAGCCCAACGACGAGGCGGCGTTACCGTCCCCAGCGATTTTTCAGGAACAGATGCTACCGGCATTCGGGTACTTGCGATGAATGGGAAACCCATCCGATTGTTTGTGATGGCGACCTTGGCCCGCACCTATCCGCGGGTAGCCTGGTTGTTCCGCAGCCGTATTTGGTTGATCCAGGAGACGGTTCTGCCCGTCCTGGCCGCCGCAGGTTTCGTTTACGCTTATCGGGCGATGCAGGCGCCCCCCGCGTATGCTGGTGTCGTCGTGCTCGGAGCCGCTCTGACCACCTTCTGGCTCAACGTACTTTGGGGTATGGGCGCACAACTGTATTGGGAACGGGATGCGGGAAATCTGGAGTTGTTCGTACTTTCTCCCGCTCCACTGACCGCAATCCTGACTGGTATGGCTCTCGGCGGAATGATCACGACTCTGGTACGGGCCACGGCGATCACTCTAACCGGCGTCTTGCTCTTTGACATCCCGATTCGTCCCAGCAGTTGGTGGCTTCTGATCAGCTTTTTCCTCCTGACCCTGGCCGCCCTTTACGGGCTGGGTATGCTCTTCGCCTCGCTCTTCCTGCGGTGGGGTCGGGAGGCCTGGCATCTGGTCAGCCTCTTCCAGGAGCCGATCTACCTGCTCAGCGGAACCAACTTCCCCCTCACCATTTTCCCTAAGGCTGTCATCGTTGTAGCCAGCATCGTCCCGTTGACCCTGGGCATGGACGCGTTGCGCCAAGTATTGTTCCACATGCCGGGAGTGCTGCCTTTGTGGGGAGAAGCCGCCGCTTTGATCATCCTGGCTATTGGCTTTTTCGGAGCGGCCCGGCTAAGCCTAAGGCACTTGGAACGGCGAAGCCGCGAAGAGGGGACCCTTACCCTCCGCTGGCAGTAAATCGGCGCGGACCCACACCGGTCGGTTCTTGTTTTTCCTCCGTTCTTGTTCTTCCACTCCTCTTCATCCCGATGAAGCAAAGAGAGAGAAGGAAGGCGGGCCAATAGCTTGCGGTGCCAGTGTACCCTGAAGAATCCATTTCAACGGAGCGAAGCGAGATTCGCCACCCACCCGGTGATGGCCGGATCCACCCACTGGAGCACGAGGGTGTAAGGAAGGATCCCCAACAAAATGGCCAAAACCACGTAGGGAAAAAGCGTTATAGCCTCACGGGGAGAGAGATCAGGGTAGGAGCGTGTCGCATCATTGACACCGGTAAAGACTCGCAGCCAGGTCCAGAGAAGATAACCCGCGGTGAGGATCACGCTCAGTATAGCCGGAATCGCTAATACTGGAGAGAAATGCCACGCCGAGAGTAGTACGAAAAACTCTCCCACGAAACCGCACAAGCCCGGTAGCCCCATACTGGCGAAAAAAAGCACAGCGCTGAAGCCGCAGTAAAGAGGCATTGGTTCCCACAATCCACCAAAACGCCGCAGGTCCCGATGATGGGCACGGTCATAGACCACTCCAACTACGAAAAACAAGGCGGCCGCGGTGATGCCGTGGGAGAGCATTTGAAACACCGCACCATTGACTCCCCATTGCCAGTACTGGGCGGAATTCCCCGACGACCACGCCGCCACACCTAAGACGACAAACCCCATGTGGCTGACGGATGAATACGCCAGCAGTTTTTTGAAATCCGTCTGACCCATGGCGACAAGAGCGCCGTAGAGGATGCCCACTACGCCGATCAACCCCAGGACCACACTCAGTTGCGCCGCTGCCCAAGGGCATAGAGGTATAACCAGGCGCACCAAGCCGTAGCCCCCCAGTTTCAGGAGCACACCGGCCAGGATCATGCTGATGGGTGTCGGCGCTTCCACGTGGGCATCCGGCAGCCAGGAATGCAGGGGCACAATGGGTATCTTGACGGCAAAGCCCAAAAAAAGCAGGGCGAAGACCAGATACTGGAATGGGCGGGTACACACCGGCTGAGCCTTAAGACGGGCAATCGCCGCGGACACATCGACTCCCGGCGCGAACACTTTGACCGGTCCCGTGTTTCCTCCGCCCCAAACGGCCTGTTCCGCGATAGAGTCGCGAGCCGCCAACCTTTCTTCCTCGCCGTTGAGGATCAGCATGACGGCTCGCCCGACCTTCGTCAGCGTGACGATGTCAAAAGTGTGAATCCGCACATGTTTGTCCGCATCTTGCTCGTTCCAATTCCGTTCCTTGGCCAGCTCCCGCACGCGTTGCTGGACTACGGCTTGATCCACGAAATCCCGCACATCCACACTATGGCAGGCGAAAAGGGCCGCCAGGATCGCCACACTGCCGCCGAGAGTATAAACCACAAACTTAAAAGCTGCATAGCGCCGACGGATGCCGCCCCATAAGCCGATCAAAACGAACATCGGGATCAGCATCAATTCGTAGAACACATAAAACAGGAAAAAGTCCAGGGCTAAGAAGGCTCCGATCACCCCGGTTTCCAAAAGCAACACGAGCATGAGGTAGCCCCGCACTCCCTGCTCGATGTTCCAACTCGCCGCCAAGGCTGTCAAAGTAACCAAAGCGGTTAGAACCACTAGCGAAAGGCCAATCCCATCCACTCCCAAAGCGTAGTCGATACTAAAAGCCGCAATCCAGGGTCGGCGCGCGATCCAATCATCGGAAAGCAAGGCTTTGGGAACCGGCTGGGCAGCATCGGAAGCCGCCTGATCGGCGCGAGCATCCAGGCGCGATAAGGCGCTGTAAAGCGGGCGGCCATGCACATCCAGGCGCGAATCCAGCAGCAGATAATACCCCACCACCACACACAAGCTGACGGACAACGTGGCCGCGGCACCAAACAACGCCACCCACCGCATCGCTTCGAGCCATCGCGATGGCAGAAGTGCCAAGAGCAAAGCGGTCCCCGCGGGCAGGAAAATCAACACGGTCAACCAGACCAGATCGGCTTCCAGCATGGTCATCCTCGTCCTGCATAGGGGCACGTGATCAGAACATCATCACGTGGCCCTCATGGATGCTACCTTCCTTCAGCGGTTCCAACCCGCGAGCATTCCCAGAATGAGCACCGACGTCAAGGCCAGCATCCCGATGTACCAGCGTAAGCGGCCGGATTGCCATCGGCGGAGAACTTCACCCCCGGCCGCAGCCAGGTCGCCCACGGCGTTGAGCCAGCCATCTAGAGTTCCCCAGTCGAAGCGGCGGGGCGGTGGCTCTTCCAGCGCCGCAGGAGCAGGGACTGAAACCTCCACTTCCGTCGGGCGTTTGTCCGCTTGGGCAATCACCTGAGCGGCTTGGACCACGGGACGCAACACCGCCGCATCGTAAATCTCGTCGAAATACCATTTGTTCTCCAGAAACCGACCGACCTGACTGTGCACTTGAAACTGTTCCGCGGTCACCGTTGTCCGTCCGAACCACAGATAGGCCAGCCCCGCTCCGCCCAGGGTACAGGCCAGAGCCAAACCCGCCGTCAGCAGGTGATAATGGTGACCCCGTTCTGTCACCTCAACATATTCCTGAACCATCGCCGGTTGAGCCTGTTCCAGCACCCGGCCCAGCCAACTGGCCTCCACTTCCCACACCGGCCAGCCCCAAGCCCCACCTGCACTCAGTACGGCTAGGACAACGAGCGGACCGGTCATCACCCCAGGCGACTCCTGCACCTGCTCATACACCTGCTCGTCTCGAGGCGTGCCCGCAAAGGTCAATAGCCACAAGCGGAACATGTAGTAGGCCGTCAGCACCGTGGTTAGCCACGGCAACAGCCACAGCAACACATGCTGCGGTTGATACAAGCCCCACCCCACCGCCTGGCTCAGAATGCGTTCCTTGCTGTACCATCCACTCAACAATGGTACCCCTGAGATGGCCAGCACCCCCACCAGCATGGTCAAAGCGGTGATAGGCATCTTCCGGCGGAGGCCTCCCATTTGCCGCATATCCTGAACGTGGTGACAGGCGTGGATCACGCTTCCCGCTCCCAGAAATAACAACGCCTTGAAGAAGGCATGGGTCAGCAGATGGAGCAATCCCGCGATCCACCCTCCCAATCCCAACGCCAGAAACATCAGCCCCAGTTGGCTACACGTGGAGTACGCAAGGACTCGCTTGATGTCGGTTTGCACCAAGGCGATGCTGGCCGCCAAAAAAGCGGTGATAGCGCCAATGTAGGCCGTGATCAACAGAACCTCGCTAGCAAAGAGGGGATAGCAACGACCGACCAGATAGACGCCGGCCGCCACCATCGTCGCCGCGTGGATCAAGGCGGAAACGGGCGTAGGGCCTTCCATTGCATCCGGCAACCACGTGTGCAGCGGCCATTGGGCGCTCTTGCCGATACAGCCCAAAAGAATCCCCACACCCATAACCACCCACAACCAGTAGGGCATCACCGCGTAGTCCTGCAAGCTCATCGGTTCTGAAACGCGCACGCGTGCTGGTACGTCAGATCCCCGACCTGACAGCGGATGCAGCAGCACATGGGTCCCCCCCTGGCGGTCCGCGCCCACCTCATAGCTTCTTCTGCGAACTTCACCCGCTGCCCCTATCGGCAAAGCATCGGTCCCTTCAGCCTCCGCGACCACGCGGGCGTATCGCACTCTCCCATCGGAATCAGTCCCCCCTCTCAGGCGTTGGAATATCTCCTCCAGGTTGAGCGTTCCCAATTGGGTCCAGGCGATAGCGATACCGATGAGGAAACCCGCATCCCCCACCCGGTTGATAATGAATGCCTTGTTAGCCGCGTAACTGGCACTCGGCCGCTCTTGATAGAACCCGATGAGCCAAAACGAGCAGACGCCGACCAACTCCCAGCTCACGAAGATTTGGAACAGATTATCCGCAATCAGCAGATGGAGCATGGCGAAGCAAAACAGGGATAAGAACAGATAGAAACGCCCAAAGCGCCCCCGCCGCTCGACAGGTTGATCCCGGTGATATTGGTGCTGGGCTTCGTGATCTTCCACTACCGTTTGGGTTTCTTCCGCCATGTATCCCAGAGCGAAGATGAAAATCGCCAAGGCCACCACCGCGACCATGGCGAAGAGTACCGCCGTCAAAGCATCGATCCGGTATCCCACTTGCAGAACCAGGGCAGGAAGGGTGGCATGATCCACGCCCGTTCCGGCGGTCAGATTGTCCGACAAGGGACCGATCCGGACCCAATCGATCCGTTCTGCCCAACGGACGGGTTCGGCGGAGTCCGTCGCTGACAGAAACTGCACCAGACCCACCAAACTCAGGAAGGCGGTTACTGCCATAGCGGCGACTGACAGAAAGGCCCCCGCCCGGAGAGGAACGTCTCCTCCGAGCATCCAGTACACAGTTTCCGTCCAGCTTCCCGGCGTGCGGAGAGGGCGAATCCAGGCCCGGAGCATCCCGGCTGTCGCCAGCACAAGCACCACCGCCAGCGGTAACAGCGTCGCTACAACATACAATCGTCCGGGTGTCGCTTCCCAACCTGGTATCATGGCTTGTCCACTTTCCTCTGCTATCGCAGCACGAGGCTACTCTCACGTGTTCTGCAGGCTTCCGTTCGGCAAGCTCCTCGCACCTGCGTGGTCCGGGGAGCACGACACGGCCAGTGGCCTCATTCGCACAGCGTGTTCTTCCAGGCGTAACTAGTTGCGCAACTGCTGGGCGGCATCAACATCTACTGTGGCATAAGTGTTGTAGTAGTGCAAAATGATCGCTAATGCCACCGCGGCCTCTGCTGCCGCCAGCACGATCACGAGTAGAGCGAATATTTGACCTTCCAGGCGAAAGGCGGGATTGTAATGAGCCACTGCGATTAGGTTGATATTCGAAGCGTTTAGCACCAATTCAACACCCATCAAAACTCCCAAGGCATTGCGCTTCAACGCCAAACACGCCACACCGCACACGAAAACCCACGCACCCAGTAGCAGTACCATGTGCAAACCAGCATCTCCCATTCTGCCTCCTCCGTGGGTTATGTTATGTCCTTTAGGCCACCTCCACTTGATTCCATCCTCCTTCTGATCAGCTTCGTCGGAGCCGGGCAGCCACCTTCTCCCAAACGATGGCTAATCATCATGGATCAACGTCTTCGGCGGTAAGGTGACTTCCAGCACGGGATCGCAAAAATCAGCACGACAAGAGACTCCACAAGCCGAGACTCCAGGCTCTGATCTCCCGCTGCTACCCACCGTCCGATGGCCCAATGAACCCTCTCACGTCTGCTCAGGAGCAGCACCATGATTCGTGGATGCCCCAGATTCTGCTTCGTTTGACCGGTCCAACTCTGTCGATGCCTGCCTGTGCACCAATTTTTTTCGTGCACGGGCCAGATAGGCGGCACCGATCAAGACCACCAACAGATGGACTGAAACAATCTCGAACGGCAGCAGATACGCTACGGGGGTACGCCCTAACTTTTCGCTATTCTCCGGCAGCCCGGAAAGAGTAGCGCTTGGGGTCGTCTCTTGAACACCGAGCAATCCTAGACCAAGCGGGGCTGTCCCCGGCAGAGGGCCTATGCTGGCTTGAGGCGACGGCAAGCGCCAAAGAGTACAAGCCACCAGAATCAACAACAGGCCCGCTAAAATCCCGCCCACCGCCCATTCCGCCGGTGCTGTCCGCAGTTCCCGGAGCGGACCCTGAGCCGTCAGCATCACTCCGAACACGAGCAATACCAGGGTTCCGCCCACATACACGATCATTTGAGCTGCCCCCAGAAACTCCGCGCCCAATAGGAAGTACAAGAGGGCCACGCCGACCAGGGTAAAAAGCAGCCACACAGCCATACGGACGATGTGGCGGCTCAGAACCACTCCCAGGGCCGAGACAGCCACCACCGCTGCGATCACCACAAACAACACCCCGGAAAGCGTCATCGGCGTCCATCCCCCCTTCCGCGTCGTTCCAGTTGCGGTCTCAATTGCTCGGACTCGTTTCTGTTCATTTGCCAGCGATTGGTTTGTATTCCACGACTTTGAAGGTCATCACGCTGCCAGGGTCATGCCCCTGCAAGGCAAAATGCCCTTTCTTGTATGTGAAGTTCGGGTCTTTCCAATCCACCGTTTTCTTGCCGTTGACAAAGACCTGGATGTGGTTGCCGATCGCGATGACTTCCTGGGTGAAATACTCATCCGGTTTGTGAGGAGCTTTATCCAGTACCAGCACCTCTTTGATCTTGGGAAAGTACAAACTGCCGGTGCGAATGCGATCCGTGTGAG includes these proteins:
- a CDS encoding NADH-quinone oxidoreductase subunit J family protein, giving the protein MTLSGVLFVVIAAVVAVSALGVVLSRHIVRMAVWLLFTLVGVALLYFLLGAEFLGAAQMIVYVGGTLVLLVFGVMLTAQGPLRELRTAPAEWAVGGILAGLLLILVACTLWRLPSPQASIGPLPGTAPLGLGLLGVQETTPSATLSGLPENSEKLGRTPVAYLLPFEIVSVHLLVVLIGAAYLARARKKLVHRQASTELDRSNEAESGASTNHGAAPEQT